One segment of Grus americana isolate bGruAme1 chromosome 23, bGruAme1.mat, whole genome shotgun sequence DNA contains the following:
- the DNAJC8 gene encoding dnaJ homolog subfamily C member 8 gives MAAAGEPGAGGAAEEAFLTFYNEVKQIEKRDSVLTSKNQIDRLTRPGSSYFNLNPFEVLQMDPEATDEEIKKRFRQLSILVHPDKNQGDADRAQKAFEAVDKAYKLLLDQEQKKRALDVIQAGKEYVEHTVKEKKKQLKKDGKPPTVEEDDPEVFKQAVYKQTMKLFAELEIKRKEREAKEMHERKRQREEEIEAQEKAKREREWQKNFEESRDGRVDSWRNFQANTKGKKEKKNRTFLRPPKVKMEQRE, from the exons atggcggcggcgggggagcccggggcggggggcgccgcTGAGGAGGCGTTCCTCACCTTCTACAACGAG GTAAAGCAAATTGAAAAACGAGACTCTGTTTTAACATCAAAAAACCAAATTGACAGGCTGACCCGACCTGGATCTTCCTATTTCAACTTGAACCCTTTTGAG GTACTGCAGATGGATCCTGAAGCCACAGATGAAGAGATAAAGAAAAGATTCCGGCAG TTGTCAATACTGGTGCATCCAGACAAAAATCAAGGTGATGCAGATAGAGCCCAGAAGGCATTTGAAG CTGTAGATAAAGCGTACAAGTTGCTGCTAGATCAGGAGCAAAAGAAGAGGGCCTTGGATGTGATACAGGCAGGAAAAGAATATGTGGAACACACT gtgaaagaaaaaaagaagcagttgAAGAAGGATGGAAAACCTCCCACTGTAGAAGAGGATGATCCTGAAGTT TTCAAACAAGCTGTATACAAACAGACAATGAAGCTCTTTGCTGAACTGGAAattaagaggaaagaaagagaagctaAAGAAATGCATGAAAG GAAGcggcagagggaagaggaaattgAGGCACAAGAGAAAGCTAAACGAGAACGAGAATGGCAGAAGAACTTTGAG GAAAGTCGGGATGGTCGCGTGGACAGCTGGAGAAATTTCCAGGCAAAtacaaaggggaagaaagaaaagaaaaacaggaccTTCCTGAGACCTCCCAAAGTAAAAATGGAGCAGCGTGAATGA
- the ATP5IF1 gene encoding ATPase inhibitor, mitochondrial produces MAAVAAVARGGLRGALLAQQQRWSSGSGADQLGELGKGAGKGGGGGGAIREAGGAFGKKQAAEEERYFREKEREQLSALRKHHEEEIDHHKKEIERLQKEIERHKYKIKKLKDDD; encoded by the exons ATGGCGGCTGTGGCGGCGGTGGCGCGGGGCGGCCTGCGCGGGGCCCTCCTGGCGCAGCAACAGCGCTGGAGCTCGGGGTCGGGCGCCGACCAG CTGGGTGAGCTAGGCAAAGGCGCCGGGaagggcggcggcggcggcggcgccatCCGCGAGGCGGGGGGCGCCTTCGGGAAGAAGCAGGCGGCCGAGGAGGAGCGGTACTTCAG ggagaaagagagggagcagctctctgccttACGGAAACACCACGAGGAGGAGATTGATCACCACAAGAAAGAGATAGAGCgtctgcagaaagaaattgaGCGTCATAAGTATAAGATCAAGAAGCTCAAAGATGATGACTAA